The following proteins are co-located in the Triticum aestivum cultivar Chinese Spring chromosome 1A, IWGSC CS RefSeq v2.1, whole genome shotgun sequence genome:
- the LOC123039105 gene encoding probable E3 ubiquitin-protein ligase RHG1A isoform X2 — protein MAGHHYHNSQISRMDRTNQPRQKLFMHPRGDAPNGAGPSGYGVTTVRSNELPSSSYAGQSYGQQMGAPGTLHASHAGYPPAGSSSSSYAPYNTQHVPSLSYPNRSEDSFIPGVHVDDRRVAPKRRNPITHPVDGVSAGGYYPGSSSNNQFSGYVPLNPVPTRETCPPQISSNMGSSHWNDHQFLNHEGSQRNVRGRHDHSSIHSEYNSSTACPSSSVHVPPYHPNANAPFGSAPVQRERAPLSLPPRIVPPGTDGSTGIAFRERPFYPAPQSTNISAPVPTLPGSSDVAPFAHIGYTPRPVHHNAGHNYPPPAFTTSSNSGAVRCEPANPRYQPSMTSYPPATAAASSSVQPLHAEAAASFRQPRHVSVGHGGSTRSRRMRDSYHCFHPLMIEENNLGRSAAERFMMLDQLVIHESREALDPHWDMRLDIDDMSYEELLALEERIGNVNTGLADEKISGCVMELACRNSARTQNDQDKERCIICLEEYKHKDSLGKLKCGHDFHAGCIKKWLEVKNACPVCKADAANETT, from the exons ATGGCTGGGCATCATTATCACAATTCCCAGATTTCAAGAATGGATCGTACGAACCAGCCAC GTCAAAAGTTATTTATGCATCCTAGAGGTGATGCACCTAATGGAGCGGGACCATCAGGTTATGGGGTTACAACTGTGAGATCTAATGAACTTCCATCCTCAAGCTACGCCGGTCAGTCTTATGGTCAGCAGATGGGAGCCCCTGGAACCTTGCATGCTTCCCATGCTGGTTATCCTCCTGCTGGAAGCTCTAGTAGCAGCTATGCACCATACAATACTCAACACGTGCCTTCTTTAAGCTATCCGAATAGATCGGAGGATAGTTTTATTCCTGGAGTCCATGTGGATGACAGAAGGGTTGCACCGAAGCGGAGAAATCCCATCACTCATCCTGTGGATGGTGTAAGTGCTGGAGGCTATTATCCTGGCAGTTCTTCCAATAATCAGTTCTCTGGTTACGTGCCCCTGAATCCTGTTCCTACTCGTGAAACTTGCCCTCCACAAATAAGTTCAAACATGGGTTCCAGCCACTGGAACGATCATCAGTTTCTTAATCATGAAGGATCTCAGAGGAATGTGAGGGGACGCCATGATCATAGTTCTATCCATTCGGAATATAATTCATCTACAGCTTGCCCATCAAGCAGTGTTCATGTGCCACCATACCatccaaatgcaaatgctccttttGGAAGTGCACCAGTACAGCGGGAAAGAGCTCCTTTATCTCTACCTCCCAGAATTGTTCCTCCAG GGACAGATGGAAGCACTGGCATAGCATTCAGAGAGAGGCCATTCTATCCTGCTCCACAGAGCACCAACATAAGTGCTCCTGTGCCAACACTTCCTGGTTCTTCTGACGTTGCACCATTTGCTCACATTGGATACACTCCTAGACCAGTTCATCACAACGCTGGCCACAATTATCCACCGCCAGCTTTTACAACTTCTTCCAACTCTGGAGCAGTTCGGTGTGAGCCTGCTAACCCTCGCTATCAACCTTCCATGACCAGCTATCCTCCTGCTACTGCTGCAGCATCATCAAGTGTCCAGCCATTACATGCCGAAGCTGCTGCATCTTTTAGACAGCCTAGGCACGTCTCTGTAGGGCATGGTGGTAGTACAAGGAGTAGAAGGATGAGGGATTCCTATCATTGTTTTCATCCTTTGATGATTGAGGAGAATAACCTAGGAAGATCGGCAGCTGAG CGTTTTATGATGCTGGACCAGTTGGTCATCCATGAGTCTAGAGAAGCATTAGATCCTCACTGGGACATGAGACTGGACATTGATGACATGAGCTATGAG GAGCTCCTGGCGTTGGAAGAACGAATTGGCAATGTAAACACTGGCCTGGCTGACGAAAAAATCTCAGGCTGCGTGATGGAGCTAGCCTGTCGTAATTCTGCCCGTACACAGAATGATCAAGACAAGGAAAGATGCATAATTTGCCTG GAGGAATACAAGCACAAGGACTCCCTTGGGAAGCTGAAATGTGGGCATGACTTCCATGCGGGCTGCATCAAGAAGTGGCTGGAGGTGAAGAACGCCTGCCCGGTTTGTAAAGCCGACGCCGCAAATGAAACCACTTGA
- the LOC123039105 gene encoding probable E3 ubiquitin-protein ligase RHG1A isoform X1, with product MAGHHYHNSQISRMDRTNQPRNEPPPFGQKLFMHPRGDAPNGAGPSGYGVTTVRSNELPSSSYAGQSYGQQMGAPGTLHASHAGYPPAGSSSSSYAPYNTQHVPSLSYPNRSEDSFIPGVHVDDRRVAPKRRNPITHPVDGVSAGGYYPGSSSNNQFSGYVPLNPVPTRETCPPQISSNMGSSHWNDHQFLNHEGSQRNVRGRHDHSSIHSEYNSSTACPSSSVHVPPYHPNANAPFGSAPVQRERAPLSLPPRIVPPGTDGSTGIAFRERPFYPAPQSTNISAPVPTLPGSSDVAPFAHIGYTPRPVHHNAGHNYPPPAFTTSSNSGAVRCEPANPRYQPSMTSYPPATAAASSSVQPLHAEAAASFRQPRHVSVGHGGSTRSRRMRDSYHCFHPLMIEENNLGRSAAERFMMLDQLVIHESREALDPHWDMRLDIDDMSYEELLALEERIGNVNTGLADEKISGCVMELACRNSARTQNDQDKERCIICLEEYKHKDSLGKLKCGHDFHAGCIKKWLEVKNACPVCKADAANETT from the exons ATGGCTGGGCATCATTATCACAATTCCCAGATTTCAAGAATGGATCGTACGAACCAGCCACGTAATGAACCTCCGCCTTTTG GTCAAAAGTTATTTATGCATCCTAGAGGTGATGCACCTAATGGAGCGGGACCATCAGGTTATGGGGTTACAACTGTGAGATCTAATGAACTTCCATCCTCAAGCTACGCCGGTCAGTCTTATGGTCAGCAGATGGGAGCCCCTGGAACCTTGCATGCTTCCCATGCTGGTTATCCTCCTGCTGGAAGCTCTAGTAGCAGCTATGCACCATACAATACTCAACACGTGCCTTCTTTAAGCTATCCGAATAGATCGGAGGATAGTTTTATTCCTGGAGTCCATGTGGATGACAGAAGGGTTGCACCGAAGCGGAGAAATCCCATCACTCATCCTGTGGATGGTGTAAGTGCTGGAGGCTATTATCCTGGCAGTTCTTCCAATAATCAGTTCTCTGGTTACGTGCCCCTGAATCCTGTTCCTACTCGTGAAACTTGCCCTCCACAAATAAGTTCAAACATGGGTTCCAGCCACTGGAACGATCATCAGTTTCTTAATCATGAAGGATCTCAGAGGAATGTGAGGGGACGCCATGATCATAGTTCTATCCATTCGGAATATAATTCATCTACAGCTTGCCCATCAAGCAGTGTTCATGTGCCACCATACCatccaaatgcaaatgctccttttGGAAGTGCACCAGTACAGCGGGAAAGAGCTCCTTTATCTCTACCTCCCAGAATTGTTCCTCCAG GGACAGATGGAAGCACTGGCATAGCATTCAGAGAGAGGCCATTCTATCCTGCTCCACAGAGCACCAACATAAGTGCTCCTGTGCCAACACTTCCTGGTTCTTCTGACGTTGCACCATTTGCTCACATTGGATACACTCCTAGACCAGTTCATCACAACGCTGGCCACAATTATCCACCGCCAGCTTTTACAACTTCTTCCAACTCTGGAGCAGTTCGGTGTGAGCCTGCTAACCCTCGCTATCAACCTTCCATGACCAGCTATCCTCCTGCTACTGCTGCAGCATCATCAAGTGTCCAGCCATTACATGCCGAAGCTGCTGCATCTTTTAGACAGCCTAGGCACGTCTCTGTAGGGCATGGTGGTAGTACAAGGAGTAGAAGGATGAGGGATTCCTATCATTGTTTTCATCCTTTGATGATTGAGGAGAATAACCTAGGAAGATCGGCAGCTGAG CGTTTTATGATGCTGGACCAGTTGGTCATCCATGAGTCTAGAGAAGCATTAGATCCTCACTGGGACATGAGACTGGACATTGATGACATGAGCTATGAG GAGCTCCTGGCGTTGGAAGAACGAATTGGCAATGTAAACACTGGCCTGGCTGACGAAAAAATCTCAGGCTGCGTGATGGAGCTAGCCTGTCGTAATTCTGCCCGTACACAGAATGATCAAGACAAGGAAAGATGCATAATTTGCCTG GAGGAATACAAGCACAAGGACTCCCTTGGGAAGCTGAAATGTGGGCATGACTTCCATGCGGGCTGCATCAAGAAGTGGCTGGAGGTGAAGAACGCCTGCCCGGTTTGTAAAGCCGACGCCGCAAATGAAACCACTTGA